The Rhodopirellula islandica genome segment GAGTTGTGAGTTGTGAGTTGTGAGTTGTGAGTTGTGAGTTGCGAGTTGCGAGTTGCGAGTTGCGAGTTGCGAGTTGCGAGTTGCGAGTTGCGAGTTGCGAGTTGCGAGTTGCGAGCTAGGAGCTAGGAGCTAGGAGCTAGGAGCTAGGAGCTAGGAACCCCAAGGAGCAAAGCGACGCGTCGTCCCCTCTCCCCCGGTTTCCGGGGGAGAGGGCAAGGGTGAGGGGGCATTCCAAACACCATCATTCACGCCCCCTCCATTCCTCACCCATCGCCCGCAAAATCGCGACACCAACGGCTTCGGTGTTTTCCAAGACATCCGCATTGCAAAACCGGATCACGGTCCAACCTTCGCGATTCAAGTGGGCGGTTCGGCTCATGTCTTGTTTGGCTTGCTGTTCGTGGTGGTCGCCATCGAGTTCCACGATCAATCGTTTCTCGGCGCAGGCGAAGTCGGCGATGAAGGGTGGGATTGGACACTGGCGTCGGAATTTGTGTCCGTTGAGTCGACGGTTGCGAAGCAGAGTCCAGACGAGTGATTCGGGTTTGGTTTGGTTCGTGCGGAGCTTGCGAGCGTGGTGGGTGAGTTGAGGTGGTTGGCGGATTGGCATGGCTGGTTCTTGTTGGTGGATTCCCCCTCACCCTTGCCCTCTCCCCCGGAAACCGGGGGAGAGGGGACGACGCGTCGCTGACGCTCCTTTGCTAACAGCTAGTAGCTAGTAGCTCTCATTCCTCTTCGAGTAATCTTGTCACGATGTCTCGGGCGGACATGCCTTCGGCTTGGGCGGCGAAGGTGGTGATCAGCCGGTGCGTCAGGACGGGCAGAGCCACGGCGCGGACGTCTTCTGTGCGGACCATGTAGGAACCTTCCAAGGCAGCGCGAGACTTGGCACCCAAGATCAAATCTTGAACCGCTCGCGGGCCGGCTCCCCAGGACACCAAGGGCAGCAACCACGACGGCGCGGTGCCGCCAGCCGGTCGAGTCTTGCGGACCAATTGGGCGGCTTCCGTGTAGATGTGATCGGGCACCGGGATCCGGCGGACGAGGTCTTGATTGGCGATGATGTTTTCAGCCGTCATCAAGTGCTGGAGTTCAGGCAGGCGTCCGCCGGTGGTCGTGCGAGCGATCGCGATCTCTTCTTCTTCGGATGGGTAGTCCAGTTCAATCAAGGCCATGAAGCGATCCAGTTGTGCTTCTGGCAACGGGTACGTGCCTTCTTGTTCGACAGGGTTTTGTGTCGCGAGCACCATGAACGGTGGGGGCAAGTCAAAGCCTTTGCCGACGACGGTGATGCGTTGCTCTTGCATCGCTTCCAGCATCGCGGCTTGTGTCTTGGGTGGAGCCCGGTTGATTTCATCGGCCAACACAATGTTGGCGAACACGGGCCCATGAGCGAATTGGAACTCGCGACGCCCATCAGCGTTGTCTTGCAAGATGTCGGTGCCGGTGATGTCCATCGGCATCAAGTCCGGTGTGAACTGGATGCGACTGAACTGCAGCGACATCGTTTCGGCGAGCTTGCTGACCAGCAATGTTTTGGCGAGTCCCGGGACACCCATCAGCAAAGCGTGCCGCCGCGCAAACAGACACACCAACAACAAATCGACCGTTTCCCGTTGGCCGACAATCACCCGAGCCAGCTCGTCTCGGAGTTGCTGGGTCAAACGTCCGAGGCGGTCGACGGCTTGGACATCGTCATCGCTCAGCGATGGTTCCGTCACCGAGGAAACGGATGAACTATTGGAGACCGCCGATTGCGACATCTGGAATATCCCGTCGTGAACATGGTTGTAGCGAGCAGGTTACTATAACGCCCATCTGTTGGACGAAGCAAAGTTTGAATGGGGAGTGGCCGTTGTTTTTTCCAAGACGAAAGAACAAATGCCGCCGTGCACCATTGAGTCTGGAACAAAACTTTTTTTGCCTTGAGGGGAGTGATGATGCAGGACACTGTTTGCAAAGGCCGCGGAAAACAGCGGCAAAATGGATTTGACTGGCACTCGAAGTGGCTGGGGATGATCCTGGTGCTCGCCGCGACGGCGGTGCCGGGCGGTTCCTCGAAAACTCATGCACAAGACGCTCTTCGCGCGGTGGTGCAGACGGACTTGTTGGCGGATCCATCGCCCGTC includes the following:
- a CDS encoding endonuclease domain-containing protein translates to MPIRQPPQLTHHARKLRTNQTKPESLVWTLLRNRRLNGHKFRRQCPIPPFIADFACAEKRLIVELDGDHHEQQAKQDMSRTAHLNREGWTVIRFCNADVLENTEAVGVAILRAMGEEWRGRE
- a CDS encoding AAA family ATPase, which codes for MSQSAVSNSSSVSSVTEPSLSDDDVQAVDRLGRLTQQLRDELARVIVGQRETVDLLLVCLFARRHALLMGVPGLAKTLLVSKLAETMSLQFSRIQFTPDLMPMDITGTDILQDNADGRREFQFAHGPVFANIVLADEINRAPPKTQAAMLEAMQEQRITVVGKGFDLPPPFMVLATQNPVEQEGTYPLPEAQLDRFMALIELDYPSEEEEIAIARTTTGGRLPELQHLMTAENIIANQDLVRRIPVPDHIYTEAAQLVRKTRPAGGTAPSWLLPLVSWGAGPRAVQDLILGAKSRAALEGSYMVRTEDVRAVALPVLTHRLITTFAAQAEGMSARDIVTRLLEEE